The genomic window ACAAAAAGACTTTCCGCTCATCGATCGGTCAGTTCAGACACGTCTGCCGTCCCCCGAGGCTCAGCCGCGGTGGCAGATCTCGCAGCAGTCCAGGCAGAACTCCAGGAACTCGATGGGCTCGCAGCAGGACTCAAACAGCACCGAGTGGCAGTGGGCGGGGCACCCCAGCTCCTCGCCGGGCGCGTCCCGTACGGCGGCGCAGCAGCGGGCGCAGGAGgcgcagcagcaggaggagcagaggccctggaggcagcaggaggagcaggaggagcaggaggagcaggcCTCCAGCAGGCCCAGCAGCACCACCGAGAACTGGCACCACAGGCACGCCAGCAGCAGCCCAGAGCACGAGTCTGAGGGCGACACGAGGATGAAGACGACTTGAGTCTGATGTTCCATAAAAGgcttttcttgttattttttttttatgtgtgtgtgtgtaggtgtgtgtgtgtgtgtgcgtgtgtaggcgtgtgtgtgtgttctcaaaAACAGGGGATTAGCGACTCTATTAACCCAAATTAATCTCCcgcatttgtttgtttgcggTGTCAAGCRAAACTTCAAAGAGGAAAATCTCGTGTTTACTTAATCACAGGTTTGTTCAGTCCTCCagggaaaatgaaacaaaaaSaaaaagaaaaacccacagaGGCTTtcagggattaaaaaaaaaacaaacaatcaggAGGAAGCTGTCACATGATAATTGCTCTGCTGCCCAAATTAGGCGCAGACCAAATTGCATACGTTGACCTCGTCTGTGCGCTGCGGTGCGTGTCTTGGGTTCCTCCTGTAttcgtttattttatttatttatttatttatttttcatctgcgCGAGGACCAGATGAGAGCGAGCCGATGCAAATCCAGCTGTTTTATCCTGTTTACTGAAggaagccaaaataaaaaagaaagggagGTGGCAGAATTCCCTGTGGAGTAGGGCTCCACATCTTCCTGCTTATTCCACTGATTTATACACACCCCACATATAACTCATGCTAATGGACGTGTGTAGATGAAAGGGAGGCGTAGCGTGTCGCTCCGGAGTTGATTTGATGTAGAGCTTCACAGAGACGACGGCGTGAACCCACCGGTAGACAAGCAGGAGACAGAAGGGAAGCAAATGGACTTCATGTTCCGGAAAACTTTCTGTCCGGAAAGTTTGGCGTTTGGTTGGAATACGACTGAACGAACAAGACAGGCCGACTTTGAAGATTTTACCGCAGGGTTCAAAGAACAAGTCAGGTTTTGTTTWACATTTTTGGCAGCTGGGaatgtttggtgttttcatCGGAATTTTTRCGTGACMGGCCAACAGGAAGTAGAATAGTGGGACGTGTCGTGCATCTTTTATCAGACCCCTTGTTAAACTCGGGTGGATTAAGGTTGCTACTTTGACTACACCATTCGATTAGACGAGTCTGTCCATATCTTCTCCAATTTCATTCAACTCCTACATTCTTATTgagaatgtaacttttatttatgtattattgTATGTAGATCTGTTTAAACAGGACATGCGGTTTACCGGCAGACCCAGGAGCAGGTCGGTCGGGTCCGGGCCCACTTCTCTTGCTCCGGCTCCTGTCGCCGTGTACCGACGCCGCTGAGCCCTGCGGCCGGCTCCGGGGCTGCGAGGCCGGTTCGGGTCTGCTGTCCGGGACGGGAAGGCCGCATCGGGGACACGTCGGTCTCTGAAGGTCTCGCTGAGGCGTCTCCAACACGCCGCTGTCCCCTGAGGGCCCCGTCAGGGGGGCTGGAGCCGGCAGAGGCTGGGCTGaggcacacagacacacacgggTCATGTGGCAACAAGAGGAAATTAAGATGCTCTTCGTTTATTAGTTTGACTTGAAGAAGAccaaacttcttcttcttctgtgatattaaaaacacactttgtgAAAGTGTTGGGTCTACAATCACAAGaacacaaaacaagaagaacAAGGGTTGTGAATACGTCTTTAGCAGTGTCATTAATTGGTTTTCAGAAAGCAACCTTGTATTTCCTGTAAGTTACTTTGTAATCTGCTGTTTCCTAACAACAACAACTCAAAGTGGGTAAATGCCGTAGCGTCTATCAGGGTAATCAGTGTCATCCGTCCAAACGCAAATGCAGCATTCCCATCTAAAAACATGCCTGCTCTTTCATTTGttatccaaaagaaaaacaacaaacaaacacctCATGTCTTGTCAGCAAATGTACAACTTTAACAAAGCAGAACGAGCAGCGTGGCGGTGTGAACCGTTTTCACTGCGGCGCCTCGGTTTCCATGTGAGCCGCTGAAGGTATTTCCTCCGCTAATGGAGTCGCTCGCTCAAAGGAAATCCTCGGCTGAAAGCTCAGTCAGCTGAGAGGTCGGATCGTATTTGCACTCATGTTGGAGATGAAGCTCGGCCAAAACGGGAGCATGTTTACCACAGAAACCTTAAAACGTCGTCCTCCCGCTcacttttgaaaatgtctctGCTCTCCTTCACTGAAGAGATTCACGAAAAGCTGGGCtgaattttatgtttgtattttatagattttcacaaaaaagaagataatagatttttttttctgctttgttttctaaaatgaataGTGTTTCTCTGAAAGCTTTCAATCAATCGAGTTATTAAGTCTATTAGGTCTTATGTGTTTGATAAAGATAATGATGAGATGTAAGTATTTCAGAATTGGACCCtttaattaatataataaaaaaaataaaaaaactagttttagttttacaatATGGATAGTGGAGTTTATACGTTATTTGTCATAAATTAGGCTTTAAAAGGCCCAAAAGATAAGACGAGACGGGGTTAAATTTTATAtatcaaaacacaaattaaatatcTATCTGTATAACAAAAATTTGTTATCCTATTAACTAAATAGAAGCATAATAGTATGATAGAGTACAATAGAAATTAAGAAACTATAGAATCAGGCTAAATGTTAACGTTAAAAAATGGTTTAAGGATTTGATGTATTGGTGCTGTGTGGGAGACTGAACTACAATTTCCCTGAGGTTAAATCCCAAAGGGATGAATAAAGTTTCTATCTAAATAAATGTGCTGATAGATCAAAACTACAGTTAGATGTCTCCAATATAACAGCCTAAAATTAgatgataaaattaaaaatatttactaaatcAACATCCCcaaaactgataaaaatcaTATGGCACAACATCTATTAAACACACCCTGACCCCGACTCTGATTCAGCTTAAAacctttattctgaaaaaaaaacggCACGTTTTTTTTATAAGTAGACTTTCTTTTTAATGGCTTGCCTAACGTGATGCACAAACTGTTCAGATTAAAGCAAAACTtattaaagttttgctttaatctGAACAGTTTGTGCAAACAAGTCTGCCATTCATGAACGCGGGTTTCcttcagaacaaacatgtttttgtacatATATATAGAAAACAGATTACACGGCCCGTTCTCACTCGTGTCAGGTCAGACAACCAGCACTTGCCTTCCGTCGGCCTCGTTTCCACGGACGCGTTTTCTCCCGGCGGCATGTTGGATTCTCATGTTTCTCGCCCGCTGCTGCAGGACCTTCTCCAGCCTTTTGTCTGGAGAGCAAAGGGTCAGGAAGCCCCCACAGCAACACCCAGCACGCTGACATGAGTCACCGCCTGTGTGAGAGGCTCTATGTGTCggtttgttttgttcctgttcTGCGCCTTAACAACACTCCCCTTCCCTTCCCTTCCCTTCCGACCCTGTGTGAGCGGCCGCTTGTTAGAATTGAGGAGAGAGGTCGTCTCCTCAATTCTGCTTTCAGTCACCTAACACGGCGCAGGCACATGCCGCATAAATGTGGTAATTAACAACAAACACTAAGAGCAACTAGGGATGCGGTAATAGCACAAATATTATAAaagaaatgggggaaaaaacgTCTTAAAAAGCCAACATAAATTGGCAAAGTTTATCTTTGTTTCGGGAAATCAACGAATGACCGATAATTATGCGAAACCAGCCTAAACTACTACTAACCTGCTAACCTTAACATAACTATAGCTCATACAATAATGTCTGTATGCTAAATACTACCACTAACCTGCTAGTCTTAGCAGGGTTAGCTAAATATAGCTCATACCATAATGTTTGCATGCTAAGTGCTACTACTAACCTGCTAACCTTAGCACGTTAGCTAACTGCAGCTCATACAGTAATGTTTGTATGCTAAATAGATTTAAGCTAACCATAgcattttagcaaattttttacattaaggTTAAACTTTGGCGACTTTAGAGCGTGACAGCTAGCTAACCTTTTATAACTTACAACTTATTACCACCTGGTCATATATGCACATGCACAATTAACAACAGTCACCCCCACTGTTGTCAACTTAGTGGCTTTGTTGCCATAATTAGGGAGTTTTTCCGACAAAAATTGTAATCGACAGGTTACGCTTTTAAAGAAACTACAATCGGTGCGCCGCTAAGTCTCACTGTTGTCCACACACTTTGGGGACCCTGGGAAGAGTAGTCATGGGgatccaaataaacaaacatcctTGCCAACTTTATAGGCCTACATACCGTATTATTGAAtcactgtttttagttttttgggaAGTGTGAGGGGTATTTTATGAGGTGAGCCAGCAAAACGTAGCGCATcactgtgaagtgaaaggacATTTTACTCCACTGCCTCTGACAGCTTTTCTTCTGGGACTTTCTTCCACTCCTGACCTGCTCTCCCCGGTCCctcatccccacagcatgactcACCCACCAATTGCCACAGTGGAGACAGAGTGTTCAGCACGGGCCACTTCTTCCCCAAATTACTATAACATTATAGGCCCGCAGTCCACCATTTTATTCCTGTGGATGACGAGTCCTTGTTGAGCCGACTGGTCCCGTGAAGGATGGCATTGTTATTGTTCTATATGTCGATGAGCGAATAAACAACCGACCGGCCTTTTTGCATTGGCTGTTTGGGAGATGGGGGAATAAAACGTGCTGTCAATAGTGCTGTACTTGACAACGCGTTGGTTACACACATGAAAGCAACACACAAATGAAGCTGTTGAAGTTGTCGAGCACAATGCTAACTCTCAGTCAGAGGAGGATGTCAGGCGGTGAGGCTGTCGGCGAATCAAAGGCAGCCCTGAGAGGCAAACAGCAAaccaaaagcaaacatgttATCGGCAAAGACAATTACTGACATCAGTCGAGACAGGGAGCCGGGAAGTCCTTTGTTCCACAGCGAACAGATGCAACTTCACCCCGTCTCAGCGAAACAGCGTGATGCACTTTGGACTGTctgttcatcatttttattttttatttatctgttttgcaGAGGCGTCAGCCAAAATCGGAGCTAAATGAAGCATCTTGAGAGACaaacagatacacacacacacctacacacacacacacacacacacacacacacacacacacacacacacacacacacagcgacTGAAGCTGTGATCTGAGTAAATCTGCTTGTTAGCTAACTTTACTCAAAGCTGTTTatataaaacagcttttttagttttttcacgtagaatcagattttaaaaggttttctgaagCGCTTTATTGTGTTtcattacaaacacaaagcacaaaAGGTCAGAACATTTGTTTGGtcagggtttttcttttccattatgGTGCAACttctgaaagaaaactaaatgagTTGAGCAGCAGAATGCTCGGGAGCTGccaaatctaaaactaataagaacttaatatttctctttttttaccaTCAATATTGACTGGATATTAATGACTACATATCTGATGTTATATTTGGAATTATTGTGAGATCCAGCTGTTTTGGTGACATTAGGACAACAGGAAGGAACCAAAGATATGAAaggattttccaaaaataaaacccgaGTTGAAGGTTGTCCCAAGGTGCCCAACCAAAGATTTAGCCAAATAACCAAGATGACCATCAGTCTGCTTTATCTTTgcagttacttttatttttctggtgaaAGGAAGATTACTTCAGTTTTTTCGTcattcagctgaagaaaaccTTCGGCCATCCAACTTCTGGTTGAATCCAGACGTTTTAGTAAAATGCGGAGTTTCAAAACTTCACTTGGAAGATAAGAGGTAAACAACAGGATGTCATCAGCGTGAAAATGTTAGGAAATGTCCTCAAAAAGACGACAGAATCGGAGAAGTagagcagaaaacaacaatgGCCCCCAAAGCAGAGCCCTGTGGAACACCAACATGAACAGGACAAGAATGGGACACGAGGGGAAACGACTTGAATTGAATTCTTATACAGTGGCAAATATTTGGTGGGTGTGAATACCTTTGTGGGACACCAGGAGGTATACGGTGCGctaaaagcaataataataattaaaaagacaCTACGCAGcgttttaaaatgtacaataagttgacatgttttattcagtgacACACATCTGACTCACACCTGCAGACAGAAACGTCCATTACATTTCCATTACAAGTTACCGTGGTGAAAATAAACGTCGGGGTTACCTGAACGCCCCGtcgaaaataaataaacaaagaagaCGACGTCTCTATGTACAAATCCAGTCCGACAGACCCCACCACAGGAAACATGACCTCGGTATACAGAGGTCGTGTTATTGTTGTTTGGAGAAAGACTCAGGAAAACTACTGAGTGCCTTTCCAGCTGTTGCACGTTACCGTCTCGCTCACTTTTTAATTACACAAGAACACAGACGACAAACAGTCCAATAAATCCGGATTTAACTCGCAACTTCTTAACACTCAGGTGAGAGTTTGACCTATCTGTATTTACTTCTGCCATTTTGACACagatgctttgtttttcctttcagatATGTGCTTTGTTGATGCATCTGTCCCAGTAAGCTTttacaaagaaaaggaaaaacaatgacTTGATCCGAAAatgaaaagtcacatttataaAGGGTGACAAAGTTACTTTAAAACCCACAGTGACAATAacgagaaaaaaagaaaagaaacacccaatttcatttaaaattcaacatcGTTTTCAGTCATTAAACGTACAATTAGCCGCATTCTGGTCTTGATTGTGATTTATCTCAGGAGCTACAcaggtttgctttttttccacatgtagAACTGGATGAGGAATGCAGATTTTTACAGGTAGGGAGAAATGTTTGCGTAATGCcaaaatggataaataaata from Poecilia reticulata strain Guanapo linkage group LG6, Guppy_female_1.0+MT, whole genome shotgun sequence includes these protein-coding regions:
- the LOC103465925 gene encoding myoD family inhibitor domain-containing protein-like, translating into MPPGENASVETRPTEAQPLPAPAPLTGPSGDSGVLETPQRDLQRPTCPRCGLPVPDSRPEPASQPRSRPQGSAASVHGDRSRSKRSGPGPDRPAPGSADSCSGLLLACLWCQFSVVLLGLLEACSSCSSCSSCCLQGLCSSCCCASCARCCAAVRDAPGEELGCPAHCHSVLFESCCEPIEFLEFCLDCCEICHRG